The DNA segment CCGCAAGCCATCGATTCCGTGATCGGAAGGCCGAAGCCTTCGGTGAAGGAAGGAAGCACCGCCGTGCTGGCGTTTTCGTAGAGGGCTGGCATGAACTCGTCTTCCACGTATCCCAGTTCATGGACGACACTGCCGAGAGAGTTGCGCTCGATCGCGGCGGCGACTTTGTCGTAGCCCGTGCCGCGTTTGCCCGCGAGCACCAGGTGCATGTCATCGCACCCCATCGCTCTCGCGCGAGCGACAGCCTCCACAAGGCGCGGCACATTCTTGTGCGATGTCAATGTCCCGAGGAAGAACACATAGCGCTGCGGCAGGTTTGGGAAGCGCTCCAGCAGCGCGTTGAACCGATCGCTGTGCCCTTCGCGATCCGCACCGACGAAGAAACGCTCGTCCGTGCCGATCGGGATGACCTGGATTCGCGATGGATCAGCATTGCCAAAATATATGATGTCGTCGCGAGAGGCTTCGCTGTCGGTCAGAATCAAGTCGGCAACCTTGATCGTGCGACGCGTCCAGCGGTGCCAGTAGATTCGCCGCGCGGGCGTCAGAAAATCCGGATGACGGAAGAACGTCATATCGTGGATTGTTACAACATTCGGCACGCCGCTACGGCGCGGCGGCAGGAAGTTGGACGGCCCAAAGAAGAGGCTCGGCTTCTTGGCGCGAATCACATCGTTCAGGTAGATCCATTCCTCGATGCGGCGTGCCATGACGTTGTTCCAAGGACGCCCCCACACGATCTGGGAGTAGTTCTCCTTCCCCTCGATGCGAAACGATTCCCGATTGATTGGTGAACAGACTCCGAGAATCTGAGGGCGTTCGGGAAGATCGAGAAGGGCGCGCGCAAGGCAGAGCGAGTAGTAGCCGGAACCCGTCAGCGTGCGTTGCGCATGCAGCAGATTCATCATGATCCGAAGCGGAGCGCGCGGAGACATCAGGACTTCCTGCCGTGCGTGCGATTCCATCGACGAACGCCTGGCGCTTCCGGCCGCGGGCGGTCCTCGGGGTACAATGTCGGGTTGTTGTATCGATACATCGCCAGCACTCGGCGCACGGACTCGAGTCGTTCGCTCTCGCGTCCGAGCATGTGAATCGGCAGTCGCATCAGCATGTCCAGCACCACCGCGTACCGCAGTGCCTTTGCCGGCACGCCGTGCAGGTGCTTGTGCATATACATCAGCAGACTGCGGTAGAGCCGTCGGAAGGCAAACTCGGGGCTGTGTCGCGACGACGTTCCGTGGTGATGCACGATACGCCATTGTGGCAGGTGGGCGATGCGGTAACCGGCATCACGAATACGCCGGCACCAATCCACATCTTCGCCGTACATGAAGTATGTTGGGTCCAGGCCACCAATTTCTTCTGCAACAGGCCGCGGAACCATCAGGCACGCGCCCATCAACCACTCGACATAGATTGGTCGCGCCTTGCGGCTGCGCAGGCGGCGGACATGCAGTGCCTTGCGGATGCGCAGCACCAGCGGGCTGATCAATGAATGCGTTCCCCAGTACGACCACCACGAGGGCTCGCGATGGTAACTGTTCTGCGGCAGACCATCTCCATGCAGCAGCGTGCAACCGGCTGCGCCGACGCGCGGGTGCTTCTTCAGGAATTCGATCATTCCTGCCAAGGCCTTCGAATTCGCTTCACAGTCCGGGTTGAGCAAGAGAAGGTAGTCGCCCGTGGCCGCGGCAAGGCCCTGGTTGCAGGCCTGGGCGAAACCGAGATTCTCGTCGTTGCGAATCAGGTGCACCCACGGAAACTGCTTCGCGATCGCGTCGGCCGTTCCATCCTCGGAGGCATTGTCGATCGCCAGGACCTCGATTTCAAAGTCCAACGCCTCGCGTGCTTTCTCCACGGCCCCGAAGAACGAAGGCACATCGTCGCGGCTGTTCCAGAAGATCGTAATGATCGACAGGAGCGGCGCAGACTGCGGATTCGGGTCGGGAACTGGGGAGCGGGAAGCATTCATGCAGCGGGTTTGGTCGAGACGGAGAGCAAGAGGTCCTTATTCGACACCATCATCCTCCGTCCAATTCTCCACACCGTACTCGCGACTGCGGCCGCTCATCAGGCCGCGCTTCGACGGAGCGCTGCAGAAGTCCACCAGATACTTCAACTCTTCGGGCATCGGCTCCTGCTTCGCTTCCCATTCCTCGCACACGGCTCGCAGCGCGTGGGGAACCGATAGGCCGGAGCGGAAGATATTCCGGAAGGCCTGGCGAATCGCCAACCGAGTCTGGCCCGAAACGCCGGCGCGACGGAGGCCGATTACGTTGACCCCAGTCAGGAATCCGAAGCCACCCTTCACCGTCATGAACGGCGGGACATCCTTGCTGATGCCCGCATGGCCACCGGCCATAGCACCCTTGCCGATTCGACAGAACTGGTGCACGGCGACCATGCCGGACAGGAAAACGCGATCCTCTACGACGACGTGCCCGGCCAGGGCCGAGAAACTTGCCAGCACGACATGATTGCCCACGTGGCAGTCGTGGGCCACATGGGCAGTCGCCATCATGAAATTGTGATTTCCGATGATCGTATTGTTGCCCTCGTGGATCGCGCGGTGAATCTGGGCGAACTCGCGGATCTCGTTATCGTCGCCGATGATCACACCCGTATTCAGGGTGCGATCGAATCCGACGAACTGGGGCTCGTGCCCGATCACCGTGTGATAATGAATGCGGTTGCGCTTGCCGATCTTGGTATTGGGGCCGATCACCGTGCCGGCCATGATTTCCGTACCCTCGCCGATTTCCACATTGGCGTCGACGATCACATTGGGACCGATTTCTACGCTCTCATGGATGACGGCCGAGGAGTCGATGATTGCACTGGGATGAATTGCCATCGCGTGTCCTACTGGATCTGGGGAAATAGCCATCAAACAAGCCGCCGGCCGCCCGTCCGCCCACACGCGGCCAACCCATGATGGCTAGGCCATCGCAGGCAGCGGGGTCAACTCCGCTCTGGCCCGGGATAGAGAATGGCTACGGGAGTAAATCGGGAGCTTGGACGGGGGCGCCAGCCAGCACCTGTCAGTTCCCCCGGGGGGAAAGGCGCTGCGATCCCATCCCACGACGGAATTCAGCGATCACCGTATCGAAATCCTCCCCCATGTCCACCAACCCATAGTAGGCGCGCTCGCGCAGGCGATCATCCTCATCCGAGCGCAGGATCTCCCATAGCTTCTCGCGGGCCTCGTCGGTGCCCTGGAATCCGAGACCGGCGATCAGATTGGAACGGAAATCCTCCATTGAATCCGAGTCGTACGCCTCAACAAGGACACTCGCCACGGCCGGGCGGAGTCCCGCGGGGGCCGGATGCGTCGCCAGCGCGAGTGCCGCCGCCGGGCGGGCCTGCGGTGCAAGCGACTCGTCGCGCCAGACCTCCAGCATGCGCTTCGTGAGCGGAAGGCTCACTTCCGGCGCGTTCTGATAGAGAAACGCAACCTCTCCGACTGCCATGGGATCGTGGGAAAGCTGCACCAGGGCTTCCTCGATCCCCGGGGAGATGGGGCGAGTAGAAAGCGCCGCAATGGAGGCGTACGCGACCAGGCCGTCCTCACTCAACAGCTTCAGAATCACAGTCTCCGCCGGGGGAACTGTTGCGTCGCCACCACACTGTATCGTGGCCATTGCAAGACGCATACGTACCAGATCGGAGGGATCATCAACCAGTTGAGCCAGCCGCTGAACGTCGGACCCGTCACCGCCCGCGTATGGAAGAGCGGCGACAGCGGCCGCCCGCACGATCTCGCTTTCGGCCGCAAGCAATCGCCGAACGCGTGGAAGGAACAACTCTGGCCTATCCAATCGGCCGCCGAACTCGATCATCGCCACAAGGGCGGCGGAGGCCCGGGCATTCCCTTCGGGATTCGAGTCGGCCTGATCGAGCAGGGCCAGGATCCTGTCTGCCGCGTTCGGGATCAACGAAGTTCCATCTGGTTGGATCTCTGCCAGCAGTTCCTCGTGGGCTTTGGCAACTTGGGGATCACCGAGCAATCCCCGACGGAGCTGTTCCTCCTTCGAGGTCTCATCCTGAGCGTTCACGGGCGCCTCCTGTCCGCTGACACGTCCAATCGTCAGGATTCCGGCCGCGGCGACGACGACGAGCACTCCGGCGATTCCGATCGCGCGGTGGCGGCCGCTGACGGGCGATTCGAGCTTTCCATTCTCCAATCTACGCAAGCGGCGCAGGATCTCCGGACTTCCGAACAGGGCGGTGTCAGGCTCGAACCTCGGGGATGATGCGAAGAGCAAGGCCAGCCGAGCTAGAGTCCGCGCATAGCCAGTTCGATCGCCGATGTCCCGCGCCGCGGCCGCGTCGCAGGCTTCTTCGCACAGCCCGCGATGCAGCGCCGCTGCCACCCACAGCAGCGGATGGAACCAAAACAACACCTGCAGTACGCGCATGCCGAGACTCCAAAGCGGATCGCGGTGGCGCCAGTGAGCCGACTCGTGTGCGACAACTCCGAGTAGTTCCTCTTCCGTTGCCTCATCGATCAAACGCCGCGGCAGGACGATCGCCGAGCCGGATATCATCGTCACAAAAGGCGTGACCATCTCCTCCGAGATCAGAATTCGCAATCCTGGAGGCAATATATCACGAATGCGCGCTGGCAATTCATCTGCTGCAGGATGCGCGTTCTTGATTACTCCCACGATTCGGCGGAAACCCACGCCGAGCCAGGCGAGGCCGATTGCGACTCCGAACAACCATATTCCAACAAGAGCGGCAGTGGGGGAGAGGCTGGACGATACCTTCTCCGTCCGCCTGAGTGAATTCGAAGACCGCGTAGTATTGGCTTCAGACCTCGTTGCGCTCGGCAATGCAATTCGGGAAAAATGTGGTGCTGTTCCGTCGGCCGGCAGGAGAGGGACGGAGATTTGGGGGGCAAAGGCACTGACGATCAAAGTGCCGAATGCCGCGAGGATTCCCGCGCGCAGGATGAACAAGCGAACGTTCGCTCGCCCCCTGGCCATGAGCATTGTGACCGCGATTGCGATTGCCAGAACAACTGTGCTTCTCAAGGCGATTTCCATTCCCATTAACATCATCCTCTGCCTCCCCCTACTTCTTTCGCTGGCGTTCGCCCGCGATGCGTTGAAGTTCTTCCAATTGCTTTGGCGTCAGGCGCTCCGTTCGCAGTAGCTCCATGATCAACCCCGCGGTTGAGCCTTCTGCGAATACCTGCGACATGCGGCGGGAAAGCTCGCGCAGCAGGCGCGGGCGTTTCGTGACAGCCCAATAGAAATAGGCCTTCCCACGCTTCTCGCGCCGGGCGTGTCCCTTCTCCACAAGATTGACCAGGGCCGACCGCAGAGTGCCGTTATCGATCGACCAGCCGAAACGCTTCTGCACATCGGCCGGCTTGAGTGGCGACTCCTCCCAGAGGACTCGCATCGCTTCCAGTTCATTATCGCGGAGTTCGATCATTTCGGGATCCACAGGTGGGATGTGTGAATACTTCACACATCGGGGGCCGTTGGCAAGACAAATATGTGACGGATTCACAGGTTTGCGCCCGCGATTCCGATTGTGGCTCTGCCGCGATCATTCTAGACCGACGGAAATCTGGGAGAGAGGAGGATGAGGAAATGCGCAGGAGGAGCGCGTTCACTCTGATCGAATTACTTATTGTTGTTGCCATTATTGCCATATTGGCAGCCATCGCCGTACCGAACTTCCTTGAGGCACAAGTCCGCTCGAAAATCAGCCGGTCGCTCAGCGACATGAGGTCCTTTGCCACGGCGCTGGAATCCTATGCCGTCGATGCGAACCACTATCCGCCGTACGGTCGTGTCACCTCCGCTGGCGTCGTCGAGTACCCGGCGTCCGTGAACGACATGAACGACCAGACCTGCTTCGTCGGGCCGCCCCTGACGACCCCGATCGCGTACATGACGTCGCGTCTGCCGGATAACTTCGCGACGCAGTTCACCGGCCCGGAAGAGAATCGCTTGATCGAGTTCCTGAACCTCGACCAGCACGTGGCCAACTTCCCGAGCCCCGGCCCCGCATGGGCGTCCGAGCTGATCCCCGCCTGGGGACACTGGCGTCTGGTGTGCGCAGGTCCGGACTGCGATCGCGGCCTCGACATCAAGAATAACCGCGTCTACGATCCGTCGAACGGTACGGTCAGCGATGGCGACATCGTGCGTTGCCAGCACATGACCGAGAGCGCCATCAATCCGACGGCTCCATGAGTAACGATTTCTTCGACGAACTGGCCAGGCGGTGGGACGACGAAGTCCCGCCGCCGGAGGCCTTTCCGTTCTTCGAGCCCTGGATCGCCAGCCTGCAGATCGCGCCGGACGCGTCCGTGCTCGACATCGGCTGCGGAACCGGGCGCTATACGGCACTACTGGCTGATCGCGCTCCGCGGGGGAGTGTCGTCGGGCTCGATTCGTCGGAGGGTATGCTGCGGGTCGCCCGTGAAAGACTGGACGGTCGTGCGAACGTTCGCTTCGTTCATGAGGCGTTGCACGAAACAACCCTTGCATCCGATGTGTTCGATCACGTTTTCATCATCAGCACGTTTCCGCACCTTCGTCCCTGGACGAAGGCGTTGGTACAATGCCACCGGATGGGGAAGCCGGAGGCCGTGCTCGATCTGGTTCACTTCTCGAGCCGCGAAGAACTGAATGCGCTCCACGGCTCCTCGGATGAAGTGGCGGAAGACATGCTGCCGCCCGTCGAGGAGGCGGCCAAACTCATCGCCTCCTGCGGGTTTGCAATCCAGATCGCGGAGGAAGACCACCACCACTATCGCGTTCGTGCGGTTGTTCAGAACCCGATTCACGCCGAACGCACGCGCCTCTGAGCGTACTCGAACTCGTACTCGTACACGTACTCGGTTTCTTCGAGTACGAGTACCGCTTCGCTGAGTACGTGTACGCTTGGGGTTTTGGGAAGCAACCGGTTCGGAGTCACACTCACCCCGACTGCGATTTCAGTTCTTCGATGCGTTTCTTGATGGCGGCGGCGCGGCGGAAGTCTTCGTGGGCGACCGCTTCGCGCAGCATCTCGCGCAATTGCGCGGTGTCCGTGACATCTTCGGGTTCGGGGCGCGGGCCGATTTCGATGACTTTGGCGGGGCCCTTCGGGCGAGGTGGGCGCTTCTTCTTGGAAGACTTCCCGCCGGGAATCAGTCCGCCCATGTCTTCGCGCGCGCGGCGCTTTGCGCGATCCATGATCTCGTTGTCGTAGAAGACCGTTCGATCACCCCAGGAATCTTCCTGACCATACACGGGTCCGTAACGGATTCGCTGTTGCTCCATCAGGCACGCCTGGATGCCGAGCAAACCGATGATCGCCAGCCAGATGTTGGCCGGCCCGATCAATGGTAGTTCGATGTGCGTGAGGAGCGCCATCAGAAGAACAATGCCCAGCACGACGCCCACCTGCGACACGCGATACGTCACGCGCCCGGGATTGTACTTCAGCGAAAGCGCCGCGCGGATCAGCTTGGCGCTATCCATCGGAAACAACGGAAAGAGCAGATTGAAGAGAGCCAGCATCGTGTTCAACCGCGCAAGCATCAGCACGAACCAGTACACGGCGAACAATCCAAAGCCGCGCCCTGTCAGCAGGCCTCCCACACCCAGAAGCAGCAACTGACCGATGACGGCCAGGACGATACTAACCGCAGGACCGAGCGCAACGACCAGCAACTCCGTTCGTGGTGAGAGGCTCGAACCTGTTCCGACTGCCATGCCGCCAATCGGTGTCAGGATAATGACTTCAGTGTGACCGCCAACCAATCGATTGCCCCACGCGTGACCGAACTCATGCGCCAGCACTGAACCATAGAGCACGCCAATGAAGATCAGTGCCAGGATTGCTCCCTGCCAAATCGGAAGGCCTTCCTGGAAGTAGGGCATCGCAAAGAAAGGGAGCACGATCACCAGCGCCAGGTGCACTCGCAACGGAATGCCCAGCAGGCGACCGGCGGGGATCGTCTTTGTGAACAGCCAGCGGAAGAAGTTGAGGATGCTCTGCATCATGCGAGGATTATTGAACGGAACTCACCGAATTGACAAGACTATCCCGGACGAATGTCGTCGCCAGTCACTTGCCCTTTGCGGCCTTCTTCGCCTTCTTTCGTCCGAATGTCTTGGTGATCCGGCGGAAAATCGGGCCGGAGAAGAGAAAGCCCGCAGGAAACTCAAGCAACTCTCCGTCCAACTGGAAGACCCGCAATTGACGGAGTGGAAATCCCGACAGTTGTGCGTCCTCCACACGATCGGGAGTCAGCACGATCGTCGCTTCATTCGATTTGTCGGGCTGGAAGAGCAACGTATCGTCTTCGCGCACACCAAGCAACCCCTGGACGGATTCGTTGCCGCGGTGCAGCGTCGTGTGCGCGTGCGGCACGGAACCGCTGACGCGCGGCGCTGTCTCGGTCGCTCTTGCGGCCGCTTCGCCGGCGCGCCGTTTCACGCGATCACGCGCCACCCACGTGACTTTTTCGTCTTCGCCGACCGGCTCGAGGGACTTCGGAAACAGCTCTTCATCCAGCAGGATCTCGCGGGCCTCCTCTTCGTTGTCCGCGCGCATGATTTCG comes from the bacterium genome and includes:
- a CDS encoding M56 family metallopeptidase — protein: MMLMGMEIALRSTVVLAIAIAVTMLMARGRANVRLFILRAGILAAFGTLIVSAFAPQISVPLLPADGTAPHFSRIALPSATRSEANTTRSSNSLRRTEKVSSSLSPTAALVGIWLFGVAIGLAWLGVGFRRIVGVIKNAHPAADELPARIRDILPPGLRILISEEMVTPFVTMISGSAIVLPRRLIDEATEEELLGVVAHESAHWRHRDPLWSLGMRVLQVLFWFHPLLWVAAALHRGLCEEACDAAAARDIGDRTGYARTLARLALLFASSPRFEPDTALFGSPEILRRLRRLENGKLESPVSGRHRAIGIAGVLVVVAAAGILTIGRVSGQEAPVNAQDETSKEEQLRRGLLGDPQVAKAHEELLAEIQPDGTSLIPNAADRILALLDQADSNPEGNARASAALVAMIEFGGRLDRPELFLPRVRRLLAAESEIVRAAAVAALPYAGGDGSDVQRLAQLVDDPSDLVRMRLAMATIQCGGDATVPPAETVILKLLSEDGLVAYASIAALSTRPISPGIEEALVQLSHDPMAVGEVAFLYQNAPEVSLPLTKRMLEVWRDESLAPQARPAAALALATHPAPAGLRPAVASVLVEAYDSDSMEDFRSNLIAGLGFQGTDEAREKLWEILRSDEDDRLRERAYYGLVDMGEDFDTVIAEFRRGMGSQRLSPRGN
- a CDS encoding BlaI/MecI/CopY family transcriptional regulator, translated to MIELRDNELEAMRVLWEESPLKPADVQKRFGWSIDNGTLRSALVNLVEKGHARREKRGKAYFYWAVTKRPRLLRELSRRMSQVFAEGSTAGLIMELLRTERLTPKQLEELQRIAGERQRKK
- a CDS encoding glycosyltransferase family 2 protein gives rise to the protein MNASRSPVPDPNPQSAPLLSIITIFWNSRDDVPSFFGAVEKAREALDFEIEVLAIDNASEDGTADAIAKQFPWVHLIRNDENLGFAQACNQGLAAATGDYLLLLNPDCEANSKALAGMIEFLKKHPRVGAAGCTLLHGDGLPQNSYHREPSWWSYWGTHSLISPLVLRIRKALHVRRLRSRKARPIYVEWLMGACLMVPRPVAEEIGGLDPTYFMYGEDVDWCRRIRDAGYRIAHLPQWRIVHHHGTSSRHSPEFAFRRLYRSLLMYMHKHLHGVPAKALRYAVVLDMLMRLPIHMLGRESERLESVRRVLAMYRYNNPTLYPEDRPRPEAPGVRRWNRTHGRKS
- a CDS encoding glycosyltransferase family 4 protein, with the translated sequence MSPRAPLRIMMNLLHAQRTLTGSGYYSLCLARALLDLPERPQILGVCSPINRESFRIEGKENYSQIVWGRPWNNVMARRIEEWIYLNDVIRAKKPSLFFGPSNFLPPRRSGVPNVVTIHDMTFFRHPDFLTPARRIYWHRWTRRTIKVADLILTDSEASRDDIIYFGNADPSRIQVIPIGTDERFFVGADREGHSDRFNALLERFPNLPQRYVFFLGTLTSHKNVPRLVEAVARARAMGCDDMHLVLAGKRGTGYDKVAAAIERNSLGSVVHELGYVEDEFMPALYENASTAVLPSFTEGFGLPITESMACGTPVVTSNCSSMAEIAGEAAILVDPWNVEDMSSGLKRFWSDPALRREYRARGLERARLYTWPECARKTYDAFAGIV
- a CDS encoding prepilin-type N-terminal cleavage/methylation domain-containing protein, translated to MRRRSAFTLIELLIVVAIIAILAAIAVPNFLEAQVRSKISRSLSDMRSFATALESYAVDANHYPPYGRVTSAGVVEYPASVNDMNDQTCFVGPPLTTPIAYMTSRLPDNFATQFTGPEENRLIEFLNLDQHVANFPSPGPAWASELIPAWGHWRLVCAGPDCDRGLDIKNNRVYDPSNGTVSDGDIVRCQHMTESAINPTAP
- a CDS encoding class I SAM-dependent methyltransferase gives rise to the protein MSNDFFDELARRWDDEVPPPEAFPFFEPWIASLQIAPDASVLDIGCGTGRYTALLADRAPRGSVVGLDSSEGMLRVARERLDGRANVRFVHEALHETTLASDVFDHVFIISTFPHLRPWTKALVQCHRMGKPEAVLDLVHFSSREELNALHGSSDEVAEDMLPPVEEAAKLIASCGFAIQIAEEDHHHYRVRAVVQNPIHAERTRL
- a CDS encoding UvrB/UvrC motif-containing protein, translating into MMQSILNFFRWLFTKTIPAGRLLGIPLRVHLALVIVLPFFAMPYFQEGLPIWQGAILALIFIGVLYGSVLAHEFGHAWGNRLVGGHTEVIILTPIGGMAVGTGSSLSPRTELLVVALGPAVSIVLAVIGQLLLLGVGGLLTGRGFGLFAVYWFVLMLARLNTMLALFNLLFPLFPMDSAKLIRAALSLKYNPGRVTYRVSQVGVVLGIVLLMALLTHIELPLIGPANIWLAIIGLLGIQACLMEQQRIRYGPVYGQEDSWGDRTVFYDNEIMDRAKRRAREDMGGLIPGGKSSKKKRPPRPKGPAKVIEIGPRPEPEDVTDTAQLREMLREAVAHEDFRRAAAIKKRIEELKSQSG
- the lpxA gene encoding acyl-ACP--UDP-N-acetylglucosamine O-acyltransferase, whose translation is MAIHPSAIIDSSAVIHESVEIGPNVIVDANVEIGEGTEIMAGTVIGPNTKIGKRNRIHYHTVIGHEPQFVGFDRTLNTGVIIGDDNEIREFAQIHRAIHEGNNTIIGNHNFMMATAHVAHDCHVGNHVVLASFSALAGHVVVEDRVFLSGMVAVHQFCRIGKGAMAGGHAGISKDVPPFMTVKGGFGFLTGVNVIGLRRAGVSGQTRLAIRQAFRNIFRSGLSVPHALRAVCEEWEAKQEPMPEELKYLVDFCSAPSKRGLMSGRSREYGVENWTEDDGVE